TGCTCAAAAAATCGCGCGCCGTTGTCGATCTGGGGATTGCGCCCGGCGGCTGGTCGCAGGTCGTCCGCAAGGCGAACCCGCGCGCGCGCGTCGCCGGAATCGACCTCTTGCCGTGCGAACCGATCGAGGGCGTCGCGATCCTCGAAATGGATTTCATGGATGATGCGGCGCCCGATGCCCTGATCGCGGCGCTGGGCGGTGCGCCCGATCTCGTCATTTCGGACATGGCGGCGAACACCGTCGGCCATCCGCAGACCGATCATCTGCGCACCATCGGCCTTGCCGAAACCGCCGCCGATTTCGCGGTGCGAAACCTGCTGCCCGGTGGCGCCTTTGTCGCCAAGGTCTTCGCCGGCGGTGCCGACCGCGAACTGCTCACGCTGCTCAAGCGTCATTTCACGACGGTCAAACACGCCAAACCGCCCGCGAGCCGCAAGGGATCGCCCGAACTTTATGTGATCGCACAGGGTTTCAAGGGACGCGGTGATGCGGCATAACCCCCTGTAAACGGACAGTCGGTTCGGGCCGGGGAGACGGGATGATGATGAAATCCAGGCAATCGCTGGCGGCGGTGACGCTTGCCGCGTTGCTGCTGACGTCGTGCGGCGGCGGGGGCGATTCGAGTCTCGGCAGCGGCGGTCCGGTTACGGTCACGCCCACACCGTCGCCGACACCGGCGCCAACCGCCAATTGCGCGCTCGCCGCGCGGCAGAGCTTTGCCAAGGCGGTGATCGACGAGTGGTATCTGTTTCCCGGCGACGTCGCGGTCGGCGTCAATCCGGCGAGCTTCGGCGACGTCCAATCCTATATCGACGCGCTCGTCGCACCCGCGCGGGCGCTCAACAAGGATCGCTTCTTCACCTACATCACCTCGATCGCGGAGGAGAACGCCTTTTTCTCCAGCGGGTCGAGCGCCGGGTTCGGCGTGCGGCTGGTCTATGATGCCGCGAACCAGCGGTTGCTGATCGCCGAAGCCTATGAAAGCGCGCCCGCCTTTGCCGCGGGGATCGATCGCGGCACCGCGATCGTCGCGATCGGGACGACTGCGAGCAATTTGCGCAGTATCGCCGACATCGTCGCGGCCGAGGGCACCGCAGGCATCACCGCCGCGCTCGGCCCCAACGACCCCGGGATCACGCGGGTTTTGCGCATCGCCGACGCCGCCGGGACGCGCAACGTCACGGTGACCAAGGCCGATTACGCACTCGATCCGGTGTCCGATCGCTATGGCGCAAAAATCATCAGCGAGGGCGGCCGCAACTATGGCTATCTCAACCTGCGCACCTTCATCAGCTCGGCCGACGACCAGCTGCGCGCCGCCTTTGCCGATTTCCGCGCGCAGGGCGTCACCGACATCATCATCGATTTTCGTTACAATGGCGGCGGCCTCGTCTCGACCGCCAATCTGATGGGCGACCTGCTGGGAGCCGGGCGCAGCGGCCAGATTTTCTCGCAGACCATATTTCGCTCGAGCAAGTCGGCGGAGAATGACGAGCATCGCTTCGCGCCCCGCAGCGAATCGATCGCGCCGACGCGCATCGCCTTCATCGGCACGGGATCGACCGCATCGGCAAGCGAGTTGGTGATCAATTCGATGCTGCCCTATCTCGGCACCAGCATGACATTGGTGGGCAGCAACACCTTTGGCAAGCCCGTTGGCCAGATCGCGCTCGATCGCGCCGAATGCGACGACCGGAT
This DNA window, taken from Sphingopyxis alaskensis RB2256, encodes the following:
- a CDS encoding RlmE family RNA methyltransferase — its product is MSGSGGKGGGRGGLHVRVKTAKRRSVSSTRWLQRQLNDPYVRRAQAEGYRSRAAYKLIELDEKFGLLKKSRAVVDLGIAPGGWSQVVRKANPRARVAGIDLLPCEPIEGVAILEMDFMDDAAPDALIAALGGAPDLVISDMAANTVGHPQTDHLRTIGLAETAADFAVRNLLPGGAFVAKVFAGGADRELLTLLKRHFTTVKHAKPPASRKGSPELYVIAQGFKGRGDAA
- a CDS encoding S41 family peptidase → MMMKSRQSLAAVTLAALLLTSCGGGGDSSLGSGGPVTVTPTPSPTPAPTANCALAARQSFAKAVIDEWYLFPGDVAVGVNPASFGDVQSYIDALVAPARALNKDRFFTYITSIAEENAFFSSGSSAGFGVRLVYDAANQRLLIAEAYESAPAFAAGIDRGTAIVAIGTTASNLRSIADIVAAEGTAGITAALGPNDPGITRVLRIADAAGTRNVTVTKADYALDPVSDRYGAKIISEGGRNYGYLNLRTFISSADDQLRAAFADFRAQGVTDIIIDFRYNGGGLVSTANLMGDLLGAGRSGQIFSQTIFRSSKSAENDEHRFAPRSESIAPTRIAFIGTGSTASASELVINSMLPYLGTSMTLVGSNTFGKPVGQIALDRAECDDRMRVVAFATGNAAGQSDYYDGLAPKIANSCAAGDDLNIPLGDPREASIRTAIDFLAGNACPTRIAEASVGAASRSSGARMSAEPEMLVPDRPSAAQRELPGLF